From the Amycolatopsis thermoflava N1165 genome, one window contains:
- a CDS encoding alpha/beta fold hydrolase, whose product MVIPSESPAARTLNQPALADLADIPATSRWVRSGAVRLHVLDYGPDDGVPVLVLPGITSPAITMDFVARELTDLVRPLVLDVRGRGLSDSADTEPAGYDLDSYAADVDAVVSGLGLRRPILLGHSMGARIAARAAVNGRHELRGVVLVDPPMSGPGRGPYPTTLEAFLGQLDQARRGTDADEVARSWPRWPRREQELRARWLSSCSRAAIAATHAGFEAEDFFDDWPHVPAPAVLLYGGDSPVVTADGAAEAARANPAAELVPVPGAGHMVFWDEPETALPTLRDALRKLR is encoded by the coding sequence ATGGTGATCCCGTCCGAGTCCCCGGCCGCCCGCACGCTGAACCAGCCCGCGCTGGCCGACCTCGCCGACATTCCCGCGACGAGCCGCTGGGTCCGGTCCGGCGCGGTGCGGCTGCACGTGCTCGACTACGGACCGGACGACGGTGTCCCGGTCCTCGTGCTGCCCGGCATCACCAGCCCGGCGATCACGATGGATTTCGTGGCGCGGGAGCTCACGGATCTCGTGCGCCCGCTCGTGCTCGACGTCCGCGGCCGTGGGCTGTCCGACAGCGCGGACACCGAGCCGGCGGGCTACGACCTGGACAGCTACGCCGCGGACGTCGACGCGGTCGTCTCCGGCCTCGGCCTGCGACGGCCCATCCTGCTCGGACACTCGATGGGGGCGCGGATCGCGGCGCGGGCCGCCGTCAACGGCCGCCACGAGCTGCGCGGTGTCGTCCTGGTCGACCCGCCGATGAGCGGCCCCGGGCGGGGCCCGTACCCCACCACGCTGGAGGCCTTCCTCGGACAGCTCGACCAGGCCCGCCGCGGCACCGATGCGGACGAGGTCGCCCGGTCCTGGCCCCGGTGGCCGCGCCGCGAGCAGGAGCTGCGCGCGCGGTGGCTGTCGTCGTGCTCCCGCGCCGCGATCGCCGCCACCCACGCCGGCTTCGAGGCGGAGGACTTCTTCGACGACTGGCCGCACGTGCCCGCCCCGGCGGTGCTCCTCTACGGCGGCGACAGCCCGGTCGTCACCGCCGACGGCGCCGCCGAAGCCGCCCGCGCCAACCCGGCCGCCGAACTGGTGCCGGTGCCCGGCGCCGGGCACATGGTGTTCTGGGACGAGCCCGAAACAGCACTGCCCACCCTGCGCGACGCGCTGCGGAAACTACGCTGA